A single genomic interval of Phocoena sinus isolate mPhoSin1 chromosome 15, mPhoSin1.pri, whole genome shotgun sequence harbors:
- the LOC116740116 gene encoding protein FAM209B isoform X4, with protein sequence MAFYHSPASLFIALWKFRYFPLSPTPRQPLRASLSSALKSSHWPELVLAQGLCDITNRPAQPWFPVSGCKGRPTHHEPLCPPSLLTMQTLKWFLFFPLCLSCGYAFTFSSLRDKAREPQEKVPCGGHFRIRQNLPDHAQGWLGSKWLWPFFVVMLYMMLKFRGDSETGKQKNPPALRGCSLRSPTKKNQNASPSEDHAFNILTQLEMDLVKFMSKVQNLKAAMATGSNLKLLNSETPAAPHSNITIYEIWGEEDSE encoded by the exons ATGGCCTTCTATCACTCCCCCGCCTCTCTTTTTATCGCCCTCTGGAAATTTCGCTATTTCCCTTTAAGCCCTACTCCCAGGCAACCCCTGCGAGCCTCTTTATCCTCTGCCCTGAAGTCATCACATTGGCCAGAGCTGGTTCTGGCTCAGGGCCTCTGTGACATCACCAaccgcccagcccagccctggttCCCAGTCTCCGGGTGCAAGGGCAGACCAACCCACCATGAGCCACTTTGTCCCCCATCTCTGCTCACCATGCAGACACTGAAATGGTTcttgttctttcctctgtgcctCTCCTGCGGCTATGCCTTTACGTTTTCTTCTCTGAGAGATAAAGCCAGAGAACCCCAGGAGAAGGTGCCTTGCGGAGGGCACTTTCGAATTCGGCAGAATCTCCCAGACCATGCCCAAGGCTGGCTTGGAAGCAAGTGGCTCTGGCCTTTTTTTGTTGTCATGCTGTATATGATGCTAAAGTTTCGAGGAGATAGTGAGACGGGTAAG CAGAAGAATCCTCCGGCCCTTCGAGGCTGTTCATTACGCTctccaacaaagaaaaaccaaaatgcTTCCCCCAGCGAAGACCATGCCTTCAATATCCTAACCCAGCTCGAGATGGACCTTGTGAAATTCATGTCCAAGGTGCAGAATCTGAAAGCCGCCATGGCAACAGGCAGTAACCTCAAGCTTCTCAACTCAGAGACGCCTGCAGCCCCACACAGTAATATTACAATATATGAGATATGGGGAGAAGAAGACTCCGAGTGA